A stretch of Garra rufa chromosome 11, GarRuf1.0, whole genome shotgun sequence DNA encodes these proteins:
- the LOC141346045 gene encoding uncharacterized protein, with product MSFKHHRFTDDLPETSAAVSQSLPPTPLFISHSELKKTLSEVHIPVGSLLHKCMTAEPVNLPAGTTQMQPHDQHGPDLQCHKCMSFYYTYVELDEGKLNSLENATKTQSASHVWHDARKLRITASSAKKVPFRVSTKPDNFLREHLFPRFHGNSATRYGQENEELARAWIESTGYAVEKRGMVVSCKEPWLSASPDGILNSSELLEVKCPFLSKNSTHLAELYSSKISDLKMVDGIPQLQPKGSRGYYQQVQLGMFCTGLEKCKLLVWAPNEQLVIDVPFDFQYCTEVISKLKSFYFTHMLPRIVDEFDCGRLKLCLKYTDLCK from the coding sequence ATGAGTTTTAAGCATCACAGATTTACAGATGACTTGCCTGAGACTTCAGCTGCTGTTTCTCAATCATTGCCACCAACTCCTTTATTCATTTCTCACAGTGAGCTGAAGAAAACCTTATCAGAGGTTCATATACCTGTAGGTAGCCTTCTGCACAAATGCATGACAGCTGAACCAGTAAATCTACCAGCAGGTACCACACAGATGCAGCCTCATGATCAACATGGCCCTGATTTGCAGTGTCataaatgcatgtcattttactACACGTATGTAGAACTTGATGAGGGTAAATTGAACAGCTTGGAAAATGCGACCAAAACACAAAGTGCATCTCATGTATGGCATGATGCACGAAAATTGCGAATAACGGCTAGCTCTGCAAAAAAAGTGCCTTTCCGTGTGTCTACCAAACCAGATAATTTTCTTCGAGAACACCTTTTCCCTAGGTTCCATGGCAATTCAGCTACTAGGTATGGTCAGGAGAATGAGGAGTTGGCTCGTGCATGGATAGAGAGCACTGGGTATGCTGTTGAGAAAAGAGGAATGGTGGTAAGCTGTAAGGAGCCATGGCTTTCTGCAAGCCCAGATGGAATATTAAATTCCTCAGAGCTGCTGGAAGTCAAGTGTCCTTTTTTGAGCAAAAACTCCACACATCTTGCAGAACTGTACTCTAGCAAGATCAGCGATTTGAAGATGGTGGATGGCATTCCTCAGCTACAACCCAAAGGATCCCGTGGGTACTACCAACAAGTGCAACTAGGTATGTTTTGCACTGGCTTAGAGAAATGCAAGTTGCTTGTTTGGGCTCCAAATGAGCAACTTGTTATTGATGTGCCATTTGATTTTCAGTATTGTACTGAAGTTATCTCTAAACTGAAATCTTTCTATTTTACCCATATGCTTCCAAGAATTGTAGATGAATTTGACTGTGGAAGACTTAAGCTTTGCCTTAAGTATACTGATTTGTGCAAGTAA